One window from the genome of Eucalyptus grandis isolate ANBG69807.140 chromosome 7, ASM1654582v1, whole genome shotgun sequence encodes:
- the LOC120295731 gene encoding toll/interleukin-1 receptor-like protein, with amino-acid sequence MLVMASPLPSTWCGQLRKPEFCHASQSSRQLEVVSTKRNTTRTLHSTVSRKEGMVAAATQSSGRGSKFAVIKSVSKEVFPQLSFTIAFLPSYDQILKFAIEKFKSIIGIHGQHPPRIFDVVISYKRKDTGDFVSHLKAALERRGIRTFVDYILDEGEEILPAIEAVIKQSNIAVVVVSQHFHTSPWCLNELVKILDCQKKQGLIVFPIFWGIDARELREQSSPFVENIGQGEEGFEQEKPRRVWRWKKALRALGKINGFPVSACSDKNEAELVEDLADKISAKLTR; translated from the exons ATGCTGGTTATGGCATCACCTCTTCCATCAACTTGGTGTGGTCAGCTTAGGAAACCTGAATTTTGTCATGCTTCTCAGTCTTCGCGGCAACTAGAAGTTGTCTCTACCAAAAGAAATACAACAAGGACTCTTCATAGCACTGTATCGAGGAAAGAAGGCATGgtg GCTGCAGCCACTCAATCCTCGGGAAGGGGTAGTAAATTTGCTGTAATTAAATCCGTATCGAAGGAG GTTTTTCCACAATTGTCTTTCACTATTGCTTTTCTCCCAAGCTATGACCAAATTCTGAAGTTTGCAATTGAGAAGTTCAAATCCATCATTGGGATTCACG GTCAGCATCCTCCTAGGATTTTTGACGTAGTCATTAGTTACAAACGAAAGGACACAGGCGATTTCGTGAGCCATCTTAAGGCTGCTCTTGAGCGGAGGGGGATAAGAACATTTGTTGATTATATACTGGATGAAGGAGAAGAGATCCTGCCAGCaattgaagcagtgatcaagCAGTCAAATATTGCTGTCGTGGTTGTCTCTCAGCATTTCCATACCTCACCATGGTGCCTTAATGAGCTGGTGAAGATCCTTGATTGCCAAAAAAAGCAGGGTCTGATTGTATTTCCCATTTTCTGGGGCATTGATGCAAGAGAGCTGCGAGAGCAATCCAGTCCTTTTGTGGAGAATATTGGCCAAGGCGAAGAGGGTTTCGAGCAGGAGAAGCCACGCCGGGTCTGGAGGTGGAAAAAAGCTTTGCGAGCATTGGGCAAGATCAATGGCTTTCCTGTTAGTGCCTG TTCAGATAAAAATGAAGCTGAATTGGTCGAGGACCTTGCGGACAAAATCTCAGCCAAGCTGACACGGTAG